The following coding sequences lie in one Lolium perenne isolate Kyuss_39 chromosome 2, Kyuss_2.0, whole genome shotgun sequence genomic window:
- the LOC127328345 gene encoding probable amidase At4g34880, whose amino-acid sequence MRKLPLCSLADVIAFNNANPVQERLKDFGQRNLIAAENTHGIGYVERAAIRWLEELSANGLERLMKEQQLDAIVTPNSSASSLRAIGGHPGIVVPAGYDEQGVPFGMCFSGLQGYEPRLIEIAYAFEQATNVRRPPMFKP is encoded by the exons atgaggaaattgccACTATGCTCGCTTGCAGACGTCATAGCTTTCAACAATGCAAATCCTGTCCAG GAGAGGCTGAAAGATTTCGGACAGCGCAATCTTATTGCAGCGGAAAACACGCATGGCATTGGATATGTGGAGAGAGCTGCGATTCGATGGCTGGAGGAGCTGTCCGCTAATGGGCTTGAGAGGCTGATGAAGGAGCAGCAGCTGGACGCGATCGTGACGCCCAACAGCAGCGCCTCCAGCCTTCGCGCCATCGGCGGCCACCCCGGCATCGTTGTGCCCGCGGGGTATGACGAGCAGGGAGTCCCATTCGGCATGTGCTTCAGCGGGCTGCAGGGGTACGAACCCAGGCTGATCGAGATTGCTTATGCCTTCGAGCAAGCTACCAACGTGAGAAGGCCACCGATGTTCAAGCCCTAG